A window of the Gossypium hirsutum isolate 1008001.06 chromosome A05, Gossypium_hirsutum_v2.1, whole genome shotgun sequence genome harbors these coding sequences:
- the LOC107937730 gene encoding ectonucleotide pyrophosphatase/phosphodiesterase family member 1 isoform X2, translating to MGLIPVFPSLTFPNHYSIVTGLYPAHHGIINNHFLDPKTGEFFHMASHEPKWWLGEPLWETVVNHGLKAATYFWPGSEVKKGTWGCPEKLCMKYNASVAFEDRVDTVLSYFDLPSSEIPVFMTLYFEDPDHQGHHVGPDDPEITEAVARIDRMIGRLIDGLEKRGIFEDVTIIMVGDHGMVGTCDKKLIFLDDLAPWIEIPAEWVWSYSPLLAIHPPPGQAASDVVAKMNEGLESGKVENGKYLKVYLKEELPSRLHYAASDRIPPIIGLIEESFKVEQKRSKRKECGGSHGYDNAIFSMRSIFIGHGPQFGRGKKVPSFENVEIYNLVTSILSLHGAPNNGSSAFPVSILLPRQ from the coding sequence ATGGGTTTGATTCCTGTTTTCCCTTCTCTCACTTTTCCTAATCATTACTCCATTGTTACTGGTCTTTATCCTGCACATCATGGTATTATAAATAACCATTTTTTGGATCCCAAAACTGGTGAGTTTTTCCATATGGCTAGTCATGAACCCAAGTGGTGGTTAGGTGAGCCACTTTGGGAGACCGTGGTCAATCATGGATTAAAGGCTGCTACCTATTTTTGGCCTGGAAGCGAGGTGAAAAAGGGCACTTGGGGTTGTCCTGAAAAGTTGTGTATGAAATATAATGCTTCTGTTGCTTTTGAGGATAGAGTGGATACTGTTTTAAGTTATTTTGATTTGCCTAGTAGTGAGATCCCTGTGTTCATGACATTGTATTTTGAGGATCCTGATCATCAAGGTCACCATGTTGGACCTGATGATCCCGAGATCACTGAGGCTGTTGCTAGAATCGATAGAATGATTGGGAGGTTGATTGATGGTTTGGAGAAAAGAGGGATTTTTGAGGATGTTACTATAATTATGGTTGGAGACCATGGAATGGTTGGTACATGTGATAAAAAGCTGATTTTCCTTGATGATTTGGCACCTTGGATCGAAATTCCGGCTGAATGGGTTTGGTCTTATAGTCCGTTGCTCGCTATTCATCCACCTCCGGGTCAAGCAGCATCGGATGTTGTAGCAAAGATGAATGAAGGACTGGAATCTGGAAAGGTTGAGAATGGCAAGTATTTGAAGGTTTACCTTAAGGAAGAGCTACCTAGTCGGCTACATTATGCCGCAAGTGACCGAATTCCTCCCATAATCGGGCTGATCGAGGAGAGCTTTAAGGTGGAACAGAAAAGGAGTAAGCGAAAAGAGTGTGGAGGATCACATGGATATGACAACGCAATTTTCTCCATGAGGAGCATTTTTATTGGTCATGGTCCTCAATTTGGCAGGGGGAAGAAAGTGCCATCTTTTGAGAATGTTGAGATATATAACTTGGTAACTTCAATTCTCAGTCTACATGGTGCTCCCAACAATGGATCTTCAGCATTTCCTGTATCTATTCTTTTACCCAGACAGTAA
- the LOC107937730 gene encoding ectonucleotide pyrophosphatase/phosphodiesterase family member 3 isoform X1 has protein sequence MGSDSLAQTKPIPIPTQEEDPSSQSTALLAFDTDSSLDSEVKSSPSNRHASIIFIALILITCIALSADFAFAFLFYSSSSSSSSSSSSAENKFSRPLKKLEKPVVLLVSSDGFRFGYQFKTPTPNIHRLIQNGTEAEMGLIPVFPSLTFPNHYSIVTGLYPAHHGIINNHFLDPKTGEFFHMASHEPKWWLGEPLWETVVNHGLKAATYFWPGSEVKKGTWGCPEKLCMKYNASVAFEDRVDTVLSYFDLPSSEIPVFMTLYFEDPDHQGHHVGPDDPEITEAVARIDRMIGRLIDGLEKRGIFEDVTIIMVGDHGMVGTCDKKLIFLDDLAPWIEIPAEWVWSYSPLLAIHPPPGQAASDVVAKMNEGLESGKVENGKYLKVYLKEELPSRLHYAASDRIPPIIGLIEESFKVEQKRSKRKECGGSHGYDNAIFSMRSIFIGHGPQFGRGKKVPSFENVEIYNLVTSILSLHGAPNNGSSAFPVSILLPRQ, from the coding sequence ATGGGTTCCGATTCATTGGCTCAAACAAAGCCGATTCCAATACCGACCCAAGAAGAAGATCCCTCAAGTCAATCTACGGCTCTACTTGCTTTCGACACTGATTCTTCTTTAGACTCGGAGGTAAAATCATCCCCTTCAAACCGCCACGCTTCCATCATCTTCATCGCTTTGATACTCATCACTTGCATTGCTCTTTCGGCGGACTTCGCTTTTGCTTTCCtcttttattcttcttcttcttcttcttcttcttcttcttcttctgcaGAGAACAAATTCTCTCGTCCTTTGAAGAAACTGGAAAAACCGGTGGTTCTTTTGGTTTCATCCGATGGGTTTCGATTTGGGTACCAATTCAAGACCCCAACACCAAACATCCACCGTTTGATTCAAAACGGGACTGAAGCTGAGATGGGTTTGATTCCTGTTTTCCCTTCTCTCACTTTTCCTAATCATTACTCCATTGTTACTGGTCTTTATCCTGCACATCATGGTATTATAAATAACCATTTTTTGGATCCCAAAACTGGTGAGTTTTTCCATATGGCTAGTCATGAACCCAAGTGGTGGTTAGGTGAGCCACTTTGGGAGACCGTGGTCAATCATGGATTAAAGGCTGCTACCTATTTTTGGCCTGGAAGCGAGGTGAAAAAGGGCACTTGGGGTTGTCCTGAAAAGTTGTGTATGAAATATAATGCTTCTGTTGCTTTTGAGGATAGAGTGGATACTGTTTTAAGTTATTTTGATTTGCCTAGTAGTGAGATCCCTGTGTTCATGACATTGTATTTTGAGGATCCTGATCATCAAGGTCACCATGTTGGACCTGATGATCCCGAGATCACTGAGGCTGTTGCTAGAATCGATAGAATGATTGGGAGGTTGATTGATGGTTTGGAGAAAAGAGGGATTTTTGAGGATGTTACTATAATTATGGTTGGAGACCATGGAATGGTTGGTACATGTGATAAAAAGCTGATTTTCCTTGATGATTTGGCACCTTGGATCGAAATTCCGGCTGAATGGGTTTGGTCTTATAGTCCGTTGCTCGCTATTCATCCACCTCCGGGTCAAGCAGCATCGGATGTTGTAGCAAAGATGAATGAAGGACTGGAATCTGGAAAGGTTGAGAATGGCAAGTATTTGAAGGTTTACCTTAAGGAAGAGCTACCTAGTCGGCTACATTATGCCGCAAGTGACCGAATTCCTCCCATAATCGGGCTGATCGAGGAGAGCTTTAAGGTGGAACAGAAAAGGAGTAAGCGAAAAGAGTGTGGAGGATCACATGGATATGACAACGCAATTTTCTCCATGAGGAGCATTTTTATTGGTCATGGTCCTCAATTTGGCAGGGGGAAGAAAGTGCCATCTTTTGAGAATGTTGAGATATATAACTTGGTAACTTCAATTCTCAGTCTACATGGTGCTCCCAACAATGGATCTTCAGCATTTCCTGTATCTATTCTTTTACCCAGACAGTAA